One Ensifer adhaerens genomic window, CGCCGATCCGCGATGGCGGGATGCAAATGAGTAGCCAGGAGTTCTCGCTTTTGCTTGCCGGCATTGACTGGACGCGGGTCAAACGAAACGCCGTAAAGCGGCCGACGAAAGCAGGCTGATCCTATTGGTTTTGCTTGAAGATTCAGGCCTGTATGGTAGGGTCTGCCATGCCGCTTCGACCCGACCCCTTGCCTCAGGATGCCGCGCAATTGAGCCGGATCATTCTCTCGCTCGATGCAGAGAATGCCGACCTCAAGGCGCGCGTTGCCTTCCTGGAGCAGCAGCTCTTTGGGCCGAAATCGGAGAAAATGACGACGCTCGACCCGGCGCAGGTGACGCTCGATCTTGGCGATCTCAGCGACATTCCCGAGGCGGCCAATGATGATGTTGCGCCCGTCGCCGAGGAGACAACGCAGGCTCGACGGGCGCCGTCGCGTAACATCGGCCGTTTGCCCAAGCACCTTCCGCGGTATGACGAGGTCATCGAGCCGGAGAGCAAGCTTTGCCCGTGCTGTTCGTTCGAACTGCATTGCATCGGCACGGATGTCAGCGAGGCGCTCGACATCGTGCCGGCGGTTGTCCGGGTCAAACGGACGCTCCGGCCGCGCTATGCCTGCCGGGCCTGCGAAAGCGTCATCGTGCAAGCGCCCGCGCCGGCGCGTGTGATGGACGGCGGCATGGTGACCACAGCCTTCGCTGCCCATGTCGCCGTTTCGAAGTTTGCCTGGCATTTGCCGCTGCATCGCCAGGCGCAGATGCTTGCCTCCTGCGGCGTGATCATCGATCGCGGCACGCTTGGCGCCTGGGTGACGCGGGTCGCCTGGTGGCTCGAGCTTCTCTACGACGCACTTACCGCCTTCATCCGCTCCCAGCCGAGGGTGTTCTGCGACGAGACGCCGCTTCCGCGGCTCGATCCGGGGCGCAAACGCACCAAGCTTTGCCAACTTTGGGCGCAGGCGGTCGACGATCGGCCATGGAATGGTCCGGCGCCGCCGGCAGTGGCCTATATCTTTGCCGAAAGCCGCAGCGCTCGTGAGGTCGAGGGGCAATTGTCGTCGTTTGCCGGCGTGCTTCAAGTCGATGGCTATCAAGCCTATAAAACCTTGGCCAAACGCCGGGGGAAGAGCAATGTCGCCCCCATGCGGCTGGCCTTCTGCATTGCCCATGCGCGACGCAAGTTCGTCGATGTCGTCAAGCTGACCGGCTCCTCGGAGGCGCTGTCGATCTTGGCCAGGATCGCCGAGGTCTATCGCATCGAGGCGAAACTGCGCGGCGAAGGTGCCGAGACCCGGCTTACGGTACGGCGCCGCGAGACAGCACCCATCATGAGCGAACTGAAGGTCCAGCTCACCGAACTGAGCGACGAGGTGTCGGCAAAATCGGCGCTGGGCAGGGCCGTCTCCTACACGCTCAATCACTGGAGCGGGCTGGCAGCCTTCCTGGAGGATGGTCGGATCGAAGTGGACTCCAATGTGGTCGAGCGTTCGATGAAATCGGTGGCCCTGACGAGGAAGAACTCGTTGTTCGTGGGCAATGAGCGCGGTGGCAAGACCTTCGCGGTCCTGGCATCGCTCGTCAACACAGCAAAGCTCAATAGTGTTGACCCCGAGGCCTGGTTAGCCGATGTGCTGGAACGCATCATCTCCGGCAAAGTGAAAGCCAGCGAGATGGAGGGCCTTTTGCCGTGGAACTGGAAGGCTGAGCGCGAGGCGCTGACAGAGCAGGAGCGACGGGCGGCATGACGCACAACAGCCAGGGGACGACGACCGCACGACCGAAGCTTGATGATGTGGCGTTCGAGGCGTTTATCAGGGCACGTCGTCCGGCATCGCCAATCTGGTCAATGAGCGGTCTCGATGGCTATCTCACGGCTCTCATCATCGGCCCAAAGTTCATCGACCCACGTCAGTGGATCCCGGAGCTAACCGGCCCAGAGGCCCTGAATATGCCGATGGAAACAACCGAACATCGGGCCGTGCAGACGATCGTTGCGGAATATAACCGCATCTCGGCCAGCCTTTCCGAAACACCGAAAGACCACCGGCCCAAGTTCACCAGGATCGATGATCAGACCTTTGATCCATTCGATTGGGACCTCTGCTTTCTGCTAGGAACAAGGTACGCGCCGAGGCTTTGGCAGCCGGTCCTTCGAGGTCATGCCGGGACTGGCGATATCGTCGCGCCCATCCGCAGGCTCGGCGAGGCAAAACGGAAAGCGACCCGCCAGGATGCTGCTGACGTCGCCGAAGCACTCGTCAATATCCGAACCTACTTTATGCCGAAGCGGGCAAAGCAGAAGTTCTGACCGAGAGCCAGAAACCTATACAGTCAATCACGAAAGCCGTGGGCCATTCGTTGCGCTCACAGTCGATCGTGACGACGCACTGCGGGGTGGTGTTTGATGGCGACCAAAGCTGTAAGTTTCATACTGGACGCTGGCGGACTGCCGGCCCAGCTATCGGCGCTTTCCGGGCTTGCCAAGCGACTTCCTGAAGTTCGCGACGGCTTGCTCGGCCTTCTTGATTCGGGAGAGGAGCTTGTCCGCTTCGACGTTGATAGCGGATCCGCAACCATCGCAAACGAAGTTATCGTTCGACCTTATCCAAGCGATGCTCTTTTCGGTCTTCTCGCCGCACTCGGGGCAGGGGATTCCGATCTCTTGCTGTTCGAACACGAAACGTCTCCAGAAGTTGCGACGATCAATGAGAGCACAACGTATCATTATCCGCAATCTGGGGTCCGTCCATGAACATCACCGCTGAGCTCGTAGGCTTCATCATCACCGTTTTCGGCGCGATCTCGGGTGTGTGGTGGCGCGTCGAGAGCAAGATCAACTCGGCCGAGGACAAGGCTGAGAAGGCGAGCGCTGATCTGGCTGCGTACAAGTTGCATGTCTCTGAAACGTTCGCCACTAAGGCTGGACTTCAGGAGCAGACCGCGCAACTGCTTCGCGCCATCGAAGGTGTCGGCAACCGCATTGAAGGGCTGACGGAGCGTATGGATCGCGTATTCGAGACCAGAACTTCCAGCCGCCGAACGTCGAACTAATCAAGGCCCTCTCCTTAATTGGGGAGGGCCTTTTTTGTTGCTGCAGATCGCTTGTTTCTTATTGTTCCGGCGCTGCTTATGGGGCCTGGTTTCGCACCCCTAACAAGAGCGGAGGAGGGCAGCCGAGGCGATAGTTGCTCCAATGCGCGGGATGAGTTAGCGTCCCCTCAATTTTGAGGGGAAAGCCGGCATGATTTCAGAGAAATACAATTTTTTGTTTATTCACCGCGGGAAAAGCGGGGGTAATTCAATCAACGAAGCACTCTTGTCGTTGTCGGAGGACGAGAAGACAGTAGATTCATCGTTTCAGGATGGTGTAGACCGGTTTGGTATTTTCAGTCGCCGCTACGGGACAAATAAACACACACCGCTTCGTCAGTACAGAGAGCGAATCCCGAAGGATGTATTTGAAAGACTGTTTAAATTCTCCGTTTTAAGAAACCCATATGCTAGGCTTGTCAGCGCTTACTTCTCTCCACACCGAATTGCCCAGGGAGCGTCTCCTGAATTCAATCGGGATGAATTCATTCGGATCATTGAGACAGAGGGGACTTTCCGGGAGATGGCATGTCTTTCAGACAAAGGCGAGCTGGACGGAGATATCGACCGCGTATTGAGATTTGAGGCCCTTCAGGAGGATTTTGGAACACTCTGTCGAGATCTGAATTTGCCATATATTTCTTTGAACCACCGGAACGCCAGCGGCAAACGTAGCTACCGAGAGTTCTATGATGATGAGTTAAAGGCGATGGTTATCGACCGTTTCGGCGAAGAAATCGAGTTTGGTGGCTACAGTTTCTGATCGACAGGGCTGGAACGCGCCCAATTGAGGCAATGCGCTCGACGCTGACCTGGGAGCTTCATGAGGCCTCCCAGCACGTGCTTCCTCGCTTTCGCTTCCAATGATGCCGACCTTCACTCCTTCCCATCCAGGATAATCCGCAGAATCCGGATCATGTCGGCCGCATCAAGAAGCGCGGCCTTTACCTGATTATGCGTGCGAAGCTCGATGCCCACCGCAGTCGTCTGGAGGTCGATCACCGGGTCCACCTCGGTCTTGCTCTGAGGGATGCCAACTTGTTCGCGCATTTCACGGATGGTGACCACCGCACGCTCGAGCAGCCGGCGCTTTTCGAAGTTGGTCAGGTGTTCGACCTGGTTGGCCGCCCAGACGAGCTCGGAGATGAAGGCGGTGGTGAGGGACATGACTGGCAGCGTACATCGCTGCCACCTGGCGTCAATGCGGACCGACTGACGCAGCGGCCCCCAGAGCGCGGCAGTGCTTGGGGCGGGTAGCGCGCTCTGGAGGCCTAGCGTCAATGGTGCGGTTTGACGCTCAACTAGCAATGGCAAAGCCACTTAGGTTTGGCAACGCAATTCGGACCATTTTCAAAAGAGTCAGACTTAAGTCCTAGATTGACAATTACTCTGCCCGCCCAGTGGCTTAGCTGGACGTTCACGTATGTTCATCCATCGCTTGGGTGATAGGCAGCCATTCGATCCTCTTTCGTGCCGCGACCGTTCTGCACTCGTTCAAGTATATTTCAGAAGTTGCAGTTTTAACGTAGCAAAACCGACTGCAGGAAGTGCGGCAAAAGAAGAGCCCCACCTCCGCCCGTTTACGTCGATGGAGCTCCACCTTGACCCGGAGGGATCCTGGATCATCGGTAAGCGTAATAACGGGGTGCCGTCCGAAAGGTTCCTCAAAGAAATGGCCCCCGTCACGAGGGGCCAAAGAGAGAGGTACTGTTCCAACGAACCCTAGCTGGGGGAAGGGGACCACTCGGGCTCGTATTGTAAACCGCCATCGTGGCGACTGGTTCCGCGCAGATATGTCGAATCCTACAAATTGCGCGAGGTGCAGAAGCCTGATCTGATGCGGGCATGACCACAAAGCTCTCAGACTTGAATTTACACCCTTGGCTCCTTCAGGAACTCAAAATCCTCGGATTTGAGACGGCAGAAGATTTGAAGAATGTGCCATCGGCCGAACTGCTCCGGATACCCCTACTTGGCGGAAGCGTTTGGCGAAAGATCTGCAAAGCCGCCGCACGGGAGCTGTACAACCCATAACCGAACCCTACCAGCCGAAATTTCAGTGGCGCCGCACCGACTGGACGCCAACGCTTAGCGCTTGAGCTTTCCGACCTTGATCGTATTGCCGTCGCTGTTCCGGCAGGTCCTGCAACGCATGCGCCTCTCCAGGCCCAGAATCGACTGCGTCTTGCCGAAGCGGCGAGCGAGTTCATATCGGTCTATTCGGCGCACGCACCCGCAACGTTTGCAATGGCAAAATAGGTCGTACCATTCGGGTAGATTGGCGAAGGTGATTTCCTCTGGCTTCCCGGCCGGCGCCGCGCTACTGCCGGCCGGGGCCGTCGGGAGGCAGGTTGTTCCGACGGCAAAATGTGGGTGTAGTGAAGCTTGCAGCGATCGCGGAACTGGTTTTCCGTCTTGGTCCAGCCATTGGCGCGAGCAAGCCGGGGTAGAAGCGCTGGCATCGACTGATCGCCAATGCGATCCAGGAGGGCCTTGGCGTCGTATCGCTTCTTGAGCCCGCATTCACACTCGATCTGCACCTTGAAGACGAGCTCGGACAGCCACCATGCGCCGCCCTTAGGCATTGGCCTTCTTCGATTCAGGTCGGTGTTCAAAACAGAACCAGTTCGGCTCCGCTCTCCCGCTGGCGAAGCCGAAACCTCCCCACTTCTTGCAGCCTGGATACTCGCAGAGGTGCGTGACAGGGCCGCTTTCGGTCTTTTTTGTTGAGCTGCCTTCGGTCGCACATTTTCGGTACTTCATTTGAATGTTGTTATTATGTTCTCGTTGTCGCGAGAGTCAACGAGGCGTGTTCAGCGGCCTGGGGGCGGTCATTCGGAACTACAAGGGTTATCTATGTTAGGTGTTACTTGTGCGCGTTTGCAACTTTGCCTTTCAATCCCTTTGCAACCGCGATGGCATAGGGGGAGACATGCGCCATCAGCACCGCAGAATTCCGCTACGTCGGCAACGATCGCTACTGCGTGATGCGCCAGCCCTGATGGTCCTTGTGGGAGTTACAGGCATCGCTGGGGTGACTTCGATCGAGCGTTGGGTTGCGGAGCCTTCGTCGCTCCTCTCTGCTGTCGATCCAAGCTGCAACATCAAGGGCAATGTCTGCAACCAGATCGCTTAGAAGTTGTCGAGCGCGATCGCTCAATCTCAACAGTATGAAGAAGTGTTGATAACAGAGAAATGTTCCTCTCATGCACGAGGCGCGCCTTCTGGCGTGAACACGAAGTTACCCCAAAAGGACGGCTTCAACGCGAGCATAGATTGACAGGACCACCGTCAGTCAACCGGCAATGTGGGCAATGAATACCTCACCCCCGTAAGCTGACGTTCAGATTGGCATTGTCGTTGTGCAAGGTTTTTCCATAAACCAACGCTAATGGACGGCTACCTTGCCGCGGAGCTGTGCAATAAACTGCAATAAACTGGGCGGGAGTAGCCACGAAAAGGCGAGCATGCGCTGGTAGTGCGACGGGCGCGTTGGGCAGGCGCCCGCGAACCGGCAATCTCTGCCTGATGCATACCTCTGCTGGCTCGACATTCGGATCAAGTGTTACAAGTTGTACTTTGATGCACTACGATTGGTGGCTGTATTAGCAACTTGCGCCAGAGTCGGGCTAGACGCGCAAGCGCGACTCTGAAGACCTCGCGCAAGGCGAGAATGCGAGCGACGCGACAACGTGGCCGTTCACTTTGGACGCGCCTTCGCATGCAGTCCACGGGAATTGGTTACCTGCGCGCCTTGGCAGCGACGATGGCTTCAGCCTGAATGACGCAGAGTTCAATCTCTCCTTTGGTCATCCCGTTGGTGGCATTTGCAAAGCGCTCCACAAGGGCCGCAAGCTGGGGGTCAACCGAAGTGCTGAGGGTCACTCCCAAGAGCCAGTTCGGCGACGCCCCCAAAGCGTCCGCAATCCTCACAAGTGTTGCTAGGTCCGGTTCCCTGCGGCCCGAGGCGTAGTGCGCGTAGCGACGTTCATCGAGCCCGGTCCGCCGCGCTGCTTCGGCGTTCGAAATGCCCAATTGCCGGGCCCGTTCTTGCAATCGTCTCGCGAGCGTCTCCATGGGAACAAATTGTTCCCTAGAGACACAAATATAGCCACGAACGATATGGAGTGCTATAGGAACATAGTGTAGTGCAAATTGTAATGTTAACCGGCGTTAGGGAGCGGAGCCGAACATGGAACTACGTCAGCTTTCCTATTTCGTGGCTGTGGCCGAGGAGCTGCACTTCAATCGGGCAGCTGCGCGAATGTGCATCGCCCAGCCGGCGTTGAGCGCGCACATCCAGGCGCTCGAGAAGGAGTTGGGTGTCCGGCTGCTCGAGCGGTCGACGCGGCGGGTCGAGCTGACGCGGGCGGGGGAGCTCTTTTACGATCGGGCGGTGCGGATCATTGGCGATGTCGGACTTTCGATGGATGTGGCGCGGTCTGCTGCCGGCAAGGCGGCGCGCACGATCAAGATCGGAACCGTCTATCCGGCGACCATCGGGGTGTTGCCGGCGTTTCTCGCGCGCATTGGCCGGAAGTTTCCCGATGTCGCGCTGCATGTGACGAGCGGCTCGACCAGTGACATCATCCGGTCGATCGAGAACGGCCAGATCAACCTCGGCTTCATCCGTCCGGTCGAAAACATCGGCTCCTTGCGTTTCTTCTCGATCGCGCACGAGCGCTATCTGCTGGCGGTCGAAAAGACGAGCGCGCTGGCGCTTCGAAGCGAGATCGATATCGAAGACCTTCGCTCAGAGAAGATCATCGCCTTTTCCCGTCAGAACCTTTCCTATTCCGAGCGCTATTTCTCCGAGATGTTCGAGACCCATGGTCTGACCGGCAACATCGCCTATAGCGGTGACGATACCTTCTCGCTGGTGTCGCTCGTCTCAGCCGGTCTTGGGATCGGTTTCGCGCCGGAATGGACGAAGGAACTGCCGAATCGCAATTTCGAGCTTATACCCGTGCGCGGCGTCGATCTCAAGATCGGGCTTGGTGTCGCCTGGAATAAAGAGGATCCAACCGCATCTCGCGATGACATCATCGACATTGCCCGGTCGTTGGCGCGACCGGGACACATCAAGTAGAAGCGCCTAACTTGAGCGGCTCCCTAAAAAGCTCATAGCTATTAAGTGATAGGCTATGGCGCGCGCCCTTCACTCTCCACCTCCCTTCAATGCAGACGCCGCTTCACCGTGTGATTACAGAGCTTAACATCCAACTGAGGGCCGCGGGCAATTGACATCCCTGTTCTTACTCACCAAGATCCATCTCGCCGAGGGGCGCATCGGACGGTGCTGAGATGGTAATGAGCCAGACCCTTGAACCTGATCCGGATCATACCGGCGTAGGAACGGCAAGGGCTAATCTGGCACTCCCGCGTCTTCGCCGTTCGTCTGGATCTCCGTGATATAGGTTTCGGGGGATCGTTGGTGCCAGTACGCCGTTTAGAATGTAGCGACGAAGAATTCTGGGAGGCGAGACGATCGGCCCAAGGGCTCGATCCGTCGAGGCCCACCTCAGTTCGTGCGTGCCTGAGCTGGTGGAGGCGGGCATGACCGCCATCGCCGTCACGATTGCTGGCTCGGATTCCGGCGGTGGCGCCGGTATCCAGGCGGATCTGAAGACGTTTTCGGCGCTCGGCGTCTATGGCGCCAGCGTGATCACGGCCATCACTGCGCAAAACACCAGAGGGGTAACGGCGGTCGAGGATATCTCTTCGGCTGTCGTCACAGCCCAGATCGACGCGGTGTTTTCGGATCTTGCGGTTGGCGCGGTCAAGATCGGCATGGTGTCGCGGGAGGAGACGATTGCGGCGATCGCGTCCGGTTTGAAACGACATGGGCAGATGGCTGTCATCGATCCGGTGATGGTCGCCACCTTGGGTGACGTACTGTTGCGTCCCGGTGCGATCGCGACGCTCAAGGAGGAATTGCTGCCGCTTGGCCTCATAGTGACGCCGAACCTGCCCGAAGCGGCGCTGATGACGGGTTGCAGCGTTGCCGAGAGCGAGACGGAGGTGGCCCGCCAGGCGGAGATGCTCCTGAAGCTTGGTGCACGCGCCGTGCTGATGAAAGGCGGGCATGCCAAGGGCGCCGAAGCGGCTGATATCCTCTTCAGCGGGGATACGTCTTTACGTTTGTCGCGTCCGCGGGTTGAAACCAGGAATGATCATGGCACCGGCTGCACGCTCTCGGCCGCGATCGCGGCAGGTCTCGCCCATCGGCAGACACTTGAAGATGCGGTTATCGCCGCCAAGACCTATCTGCATGAGGCGCTTGTTGCTGCATCGGCGCTCAAGATCGGGCAGGGGCGGGGACCGGTTCACCACTTCCACCAGTGGTGGGACCCGAGTGGCACCTAATCCGTGTCTTAGCCTTGTACCGGCTTCACCATTCAAGTTGAATTTTAAAAGATCCTCGTCATTCCATTGTTTAATATATGCAATGGAATGACCATCAAGGCGGAAAGCTCGTCGTTCGCGGTAGCCGGATGAGTGATGGGGGCTGCGCGCGGTACTACTCAGGCCACAGCAGAACTTGGGTGAGCCGGCTGCTCTTCCTTGAGCAGTTTCCGGTAGAGCGCGACATGTTCGCGGCCGCAGTCGACATGGCTCATCGGCCGCCTGAGGGTTGCCCTGAGATTCTCCCATGACCTTGGCGTGCTCAGCACATCGATCAGCCGATCGGCAAGGTCTTGTGCGCTTCCGGCGCGGAAATGATAGCCGTCCAGCCGGTCGCGGACTTTTTCGGCCATGCCGCCGATATCGGAACACAGGATCGGCCGGCCATGGTGCAAGGCCTCCTGGATGACGATCGGGGAATTCTCCCACCAGACGGAAGGCATCACCACCCAGTCGACCGATCGCATCAGCCGCGGCATGTCCTGGTTCTGGTAGGCGCCATAAAAGCGGACGCGGCGGCCGGCGTCCTCGATCAGTTTGGCGACCCGGTCCTGGTACTCGGTCGGCTGTCGCTCGAGGTTTCCGCCGAAGATCATCAGCGTGGAATCGTCGCCCCAAACATCTTCGGGCACGCGCGATACCGCGTCGATCAGCACGTGAACGCCCTTGAAGGGGGTCATTTGCCCGAAATAGGCAAAACGATTGCG contains:
- a CDS encoding UPF0149 family protein, encoding MTHNSQGTTTARPKLDDVAFEAFIRARRPASPIWSMSGLDGYLTALIIGPKFIDPRQWIPELTGPEALNMPMETTEHRAVQTIVAEYNRISASLSETPKDHRPKFTRIDDQTFDPFDWDLCFLLGTRYAPRLWQPVLRGHAGTGDIVAPIRRLGEAKRKATRQDAADVAEALVNIRTYFMPKRAKQKF
- a CDS encoding sulfotransferase family 2 domain-containing protein; translation: MISEKYNFLFIHRGKSGGNSINEALLSLSEDEKTVDSSFQDGVDRFGIFSRRYGTNKHTPLRQYRERIPKDVFERLFKFSVLRNPYARLVSAYFSPHRIAQGASPEFNRDEFIRIIETEGTFREMACLSDKGELDGDIDRVLRFEALQEDFGTLCRDLNLPYISLNHRNASGKRSYREFYDDELKAMVIDRFGEEIEFGGYSF
- the thiD gene encoding bifunctional hydroxymethylpyrimidine kinase/phosphomethylpyrimidine kinase, which gives rise to MTAIAVTIAGSDSGGGAGIQADLKTFSALGVYGASVITAITAQNTRGVTAVEDISSAVVTAQIDAVFSDLAVGAVKIGMVSREETIAAIASGLKRHGQMAVIDPVMVATLGDVLLRPGAIATLKEELLPLGLIVTPNLPEAALMTGCSVAESETEVARQAEMLLKLGARAVLMKGGHAKGAEAADILFSGDTSLRLSRPRVETRNDHGTGCTLSAAIAAGLAHRQTLEDAVIAAKTYLHEALVAASALKIGQGRGPVHHFHQWWDPSGT
- the tnpC gene encoding IS66 family transposase — its product is MPLRPDPLPQDAAQLSRIILSLDAENADLKARVAFLEQQLFGPKSEKMTTLDPAQVTLDLGDLSDIPEAANDDVAPVAEETTQARRAPSRNIGRLPKHLPRYDEVIEPESKLCPCCSFELHCIGTDVSEALDIVPAVVRVKRTLRPRYACRACESVIVQAPAPARVMDGGMVTTAFAAHVAVSKFAWHLPLHRQAQMLASCGVIIDRGTLGAWVTRVAWWLELLYDALTAFIRSQPRVFCDETPLPRLDPGRKRTKLCQLWAQAVDDRPWNGPAPPAVAYIFAESRSAREVEGQLSSFAGVLQVDGYQAYKTLAKRRGKSNVAPMRLAFCIAHARRKFVDVVKLTGSSEALSILARIAEVYRIEAKLRGEGAETRLTVRRRETAPIMSELKVQLTELSDEVSAKSALGRAVSYTLNHWSGLAAFLEDGRIEVDSNVVERSMKSVALTRKNSLFVGNERGGKTFAVLASLVNTAKLNSVDPEAWLADVLERIISGKVKASEMEGLLPWNWKAEREALTEQERRAA
- a CDS encoding helix-turn-helix domain-containing protein; this encodes METLARRLQERARQLGISNAEAARRTGLDERRYAHYASGRREPDLATLVRIADALGASPNWLLGVTLSTSVDPQLAALVERFANATNGMTKGEIELCVIQAEAIVAAKARR
- a CDS encoding LysR family transcriptional regulator; the protein is MELRQLSYFVAVAEELHFNRAAARMCIAQPALSAHIQALEKELGVRLLERSTRRVELTRAGELFYDRAVRIIGDVGLSMDVARSAAGKAARTIKIGTVYPATIGVLPAFLARIGRKFPDVALHVTSGSTSDIIRSIENGQINLGFIRPVENIGSLRFFSIAHERYLLAVEKTSALALRSEIDIEDLRSEKIIAFSRQNLSYSERYFSEMFETHGLTGNIAYSGDDTFSLVSLVSAGLGIGFAPEWTKELPNRNFELIPVRGVDLKIGLGVAWNKEDPTASRDDIIDIARSLARPGHIK